In Cryptococcus depauperatus CBS 7841 chromosome 4, complete sequence, a single window of DNA contains:
- a CDS encoding eukaryotic translation initiation factor 5A-1 produces the protein MSDDEQHETFESTAAGASNTFPMQCSALRKNGHVVIKGRPCKIVDMSTSKTGKHGHAKVHLVAIDIFTGKKLEDISPSTHNMDVPNVRRKEYQLLNIQDGFLNLMDTDGNSKDDVKIPDGDIGKGINDDFEASKDLMVTIISAMGEEQAISYKEAPAS, from the exons ATGTCTGACGACGAGCAACATGAGACTTTCGAATCTACCGCTGCCGGCGCTTCCAACACTTTCCC TATGCAATGTTCTGCCCTCAGGAAGAACGGTCACGTCGTCATCAAGGGCAGGCCTTGCAAAATCGTCGATATGTCTACCTCCAAGACCGGCAAACACGGTCACGCCAAGGTTCATCTTGTTGCCATTGAC ATCTTCACTGGCAAGaagcttgaagacatttCTCCCTCTACTCACAACATGGACGTTCCCAACGTTAGGAGGAAGGAGTACCAGCTCCTTAACATCCAGGAC GGTTTCCTCAACTTGATGGACACTGACGGAAACTCCAAGGACGACGTCAAGATTCCTGACGGTGACATTGGAAAGGGAATCAATGACGACTTTGAGGCCTCCAAGGACCTCATGGTCACCATTATCTCTGCCATGG GAGAGGAACAGGCCATCAGCTACAAGGAGGCTCCCGCCTCTTAA
- a CDS encoding cysteine desulfurase IscS produces MYNTRLFRSVPLRSVTTSATKLPRRTLVTPTYPVRATVSNISVDHVKEDPADNGAADSIASRDVSGQEMFGFKLNSVAAKVAPKSQGRPIYLDMQATTPTDPRVLDKMLPLFTEQFGNPHSRTHAYGWEAETAVDEARKEVASLVGAQPKDIVFTSGATESNNMLIKGIAKFHQTKKNHIITTQTEHKCVLDSCRWLSTQGFEITYLPVLPNGLISLSDLRDALRPETSLVSIMTVNNEIGVIQPIAEISQTIKVWAKENGVTKPFFHTDAAQAIGKIPIDVDAMGIDAMSISGHKIYGPKGVGAAYVRRRPRVRLEPLIHGGGQERGLRSGTVPAPLVAGLGEACRIASQEMAADHVRVKQLSERLIDGITSKVEHVVRNGDVSGYPGCVNLSFAYVEGESLLMALKDIALSSGSACTSASLEPSYVLRALGAAEDMAHSSLRFGIGRFTTEEEIDLVVDRIVAVVARLRDMSPLWEMVQEGIDISKIEWSQH; encoded by the exons atgTACAACACGAGGCTGTTTCGCTCAGTTCCTCTCAGGTCGGTCACGACGTCAGCAACTAAGCTACCTCGCCGGACGCTGGTCACCCCTACTTACCCGGTTCGCGCCACCGTGTCCAACATCTCTGTAGATCATGTGAAGGAGGATCCTGCAGATAACGGCGCAGCGGATAGCATTGCGAGTCGAGATGTTTCGGGGCAGG AAATGTTTGGGTTCAAGCTCAATTCGGTGGCTGCTAAGGTTGCTCCCAAGTCTCAAGGCAGACCCATCTATCTTGATATGCAAGCTACCACACCAACAGACCCTCGCGTGCTGGACAAGATGCTTCCCCTCTTTACCGAGCAGTTTGGCAACCCCCATTCTAGAACTCACGCCTATGGGTGGGAAGCCGAAACTGCTGTGGACGAGGCCAGGAAGGAGGTTGCCAGCCTTGTGGGCGCTCAGCCCAAAGATATTGTGTTTACAAGCGGAGCTACCGAGAGTAACAACATGTTGATCAAAGGCATTGCCAAGTTCCACcagacaaaaaaaaatcacATCATTACCACTCAAACCGAACACAAGTGTGTTCTTGATTCTTGCCGATGGCTTTCTACCCAAGGCTTTGAAATTACTTACCTTCCCGTCCTGCCCAACGGCCTGATCTCTCTTAGCGATCTTCGTGATGCCCTCCGTCCAGAGACATCCTTGGTATCGATTATGACTGTCAATAATGAAATTGGTGTCATTCAGCCCATTGCCGAGATTTCTCAAACTATCAAGGTATGGGCTAAGGAGAATGGCGTCACCAAACCTTTTTTTCACACGGATGCTGCTCAGGCTATCGGCAAGATCCCCATTGACGTTGATGCCATGGGTATTGATGCTATGTCGATCTCTGGTCATAAAATCTATGGCCCCAAGGGCGTTGGTGCAGCCTACGTAAGAAGGCGTCCTCGAGTCCGATTGGAACCGCTTATCCATGGTGGTGGCCAAGAACGTGGTCTTCGATCAGGGACCGTCCCTGCACCTCTTGTCGCTGGTTTGGGTGAAGCATGTAGAATAGCCAGTCAAGAGATGGCTGCAGATCACGTTAGAGTAAAGCAGTTATCAGAGAGATTAATCGATGGCATCACAAGCAAGGTAGAACACGTTGTGAGAAATGGTGATGTGAGTGGTTATCCTGGTTGCGTcaacttgtcttttgcatACGTCGAGGGCGAATCGCTCTTGATGGCTCTCAAG GACATTGCTCTCTCGTCGGGATCAGCGTGTACCTCGGCATCCCTCGAACCATCTTATGTACTCCGTGCCCTTGGCGCGGCCGAAGACATGGCTCATTCTTCCCTTCGATTTGGTATCGGTCGATTCACaacagaagaggagattgatTTGGTAGTAGATAGGATTGTGGCAGTCGTCGCTAGATTGAGAGACATGAGTCCTTTATGGGAGATGGTACAGGAGGGCATAGATATCAGCAAGATTGAGTGGAGCCA GCATTAG